CATTAAGTGAAACAATGTAGCATGTATACAGTAAAGATGACATTATCatatcaatttgatttatttcttattcaaaCTTGGTATATTCTCAATTATTGAATGATTGAAAAACTGAATGAAAATGTTAGGTCATCTCATGGTCCAGCTATTTTCCATGGCCTCTTTGTTCCATCTTATTTGAATGAGTTGTTTGAACCTTATTTCAACGTCAAAGTATTCAAGTTCAAAGATTTTGACAATCAAGTTCTATCTGTATACCATTATCTGTACAAGGAAGGAACCAAGAAGAATTTCTACATTTTGCTGACATCCAATAATAATGctaataaaattagaaaaaaaactagttCAATtcacaaatgaatatttatttgctCCATGTTTAACGCCTTCCATGAAGTATACTTTTTATACTTTCTCCTGATACTCCCAGTCCGGATCCCCCGGGGGTCGGTATACTCTCTGTCCGTGGTCCCAGTCAGGGTCATTCGGGGGTCTGTATATTGACCTACTTTGTCGTGATCTGTCCTGTCGCTTCTGGGTGTGGATTTCTGTCCCATCAGGGGGAGGGAGGTACTGTTTTGTCTGTAAGCCATGGTGAGGGTGATAGCATGGAGGGTCATAGCAAATTATACCATCACGGGCGGGATAACCGAGGATTGTGGCGACCGTTAAAACCAGAGCAGTCAATATGATGGAAGCTCTGCTCATCTTATAgcctgaaatatttaaaatacgtACCGCTAAATCTCTCACAGCACTGGTCTCTACTCTCTACATTTCAACGTTGATACTATAGATATATAGCTATGATGCTTCGAATTCCTTTCCAACTGTCTGTCTCTGTCCTTTTTATGTCAGTACATATTGTATGTCCAACTTGACTTTGAGAATCGATTTAGAGATTTTTATggcaaagtaaacaagtttaaatttcatcaattttttaaaatgtaagtgTAAAGGTAAACCCTTCACATGATCAGTCCCGAGTTACAACTTATTTATACAACAATTTATATTCTCCCTCGTTTCACTTCTccgaaaataaaaagaattcgaCCTTATATAAATAgagcctgtttgggagggtaacagttgaaattgacaccccgagaaaaccattgtcaaccgacgcgaagcggaggttgacaatggttttcgaggggtgtcaatttcaactgttatcctcccaaacaggcactatttattttgttatactgaatgtcttaatttttaagaaaattttactgcttttatataggaataacgtgaattctacagcgaaccgtacgcgcataattttcgcgcatgtaacattttttaatgttacccgttgctaagtgcgttgctaacgctgagggtaatagaaaatattattaactgcgtcttaaccaatcagatttcagtatttaacatgaaagtataacaatgtttATTAATACATAACAACGAATTAGAGTAGTTTAGGTGCGTTCGATACAAGATCGCTTAAAAGGATGCCGACTTTAGTTTttattgcgcatgtttttgcacAGTTTAGTAAAATACAGCgtttttatactttaaataaatttttaagggaaatttcatatttaaataatatttccgTTGTACAGTCGCTATtgtgcttttatgacgttatgatgaAATCATGCTCTGTATGAGTGTGTTATTAGAAATAACAtggaagaaaaagtaaaaatcgcACGACGTTGAAAATCTATACACAGAATAATGAAGACTTTTGcttttgtagtttttccgcaaataaaacaaaattggcctccttaattacattatatcatgtcacaaaacaaaatttacatatcaTAATCATATgccaaataaacaaacatataaATTTTGCAGTACAGTGTATAGAGCGGGGGTATCAACTCCTAACAATCTTGTAACGAACGTCACAATGACCAACACGTGGAAAACTATTTATACTTCGCGCCAAGTCACTCGTACATGACGAAACTACTAAGAATAGAATGAAATTATGTTATGTCATAAAATCAGAAACGTTTAGAAATTCATTTATACTGGATGAATTCGCCCATGTCATTTTAACTTGATGGCATTTAAACAAAGTTTAGTTTAAACTAGCTACTTTAGCTCAATTTCCAATTTACCGTTGAAAAAAAGATGCATTTTATATTTACCCGTTTAAGGTAAAGTATAATTAGAGAAAATTAACACGTGTACAGTGATTGTTGTTGTCATGCTAACAACTAACCAGCTTTATACTGTTTAATTTTGCTGCAGAagatttatattgaaaatatagcaTATTGAAAATATAGCGTTACTTCGAACATTTCTAAATATTGTCATCATTTTTAAACGTGCAACGTATATTACGCACCTTTATTAATAACTTACCTGCTATGGATCTTGCAACGGACTTATAGTTTTGTTGCAAGCAATCGCTTTTTATTCGAATTTGAGCTTATTGTCGAGAATTTAAGGGTCTTAAGCCATATGGTTTCATCCATTGCTAATAGTACTTGAATGTCAAATTGCATGTTACTAATAGAGAAACATGTTATCCAAAAGAAGGATTAATCACTTCTTTTGAAGTTGTTTTATTGGAAACGCAAACACGCGGACGTTTTTTTTCCCAATTGGCAATTCATCTTTATGTCGATTTATTTCTAGCCATAACTACatgaaaatgttcattttaaaaaacaatgagttTTACACGTGTTGAAAAGACGGAAGTGAAGGGTGAATCCGTTTTCTATCCTCCTTATACGGCTAAAAACCGGAAATATCTTGTTTAAGTTTTAATGGTTAAAAACCTTATTACATGATACATGAATACAACTGTCAACTACATAATGTTATAGGTCCCTCATATTATAAgggttaaaattcaaaattaagaaactTAATTTATTCCCTTGCATTGATCAAGACATAAAATTGATTCTCATGCAATTTACTATTCCAAATATTGCTATCCTAGAACCTCACATAAATTGAAACATATAATAAGATATGGAGATACAAATACAATCTATTGTAcagatttgaaaaatatgaacacTGACGCTGTGTAGTACTTAGTCTAAGATTTCGTGTAACATACACACAGAACTACCTCAATCTCACATCTACGAGTTTTCCAAAGCCAAGTGTTCCCAACAGTATCTACTACGAATGAAGTTAGGCTCATAATCGAAACTCATGCATAATTTATTTGCAATCACCCATTCTGATACTGCTCATTGTCAGTCACAAAAGTGGTTCATAATATTATAAACAACAGTCGCGGACTTTTTTGGACATGCTTTCACCAGGTCCtactttgatattttgttcactTTTCTCTTGTACGTTCCTCTGCAACAGCTGGGACCCTTAAATAAAAATGCTATCATAATTAATAAATCCATGATAAAGATGCATAAGGtgtgtttgaaatttcaaatttaataaacCTTACTTATTCCAATTCTAATGGATACTATACCTAGTTCAAAGAATATTTCTTCAACATTGGTGCCCCTTTTCGCTGACGTTTCGGTAAATAGCATTTTATGCTTGTTTGCATACCCCTGGCCTTTCTATGAACAAAAATGGAAAAACTTAAATGTGTGAACTTATCATTTTAGtccaacaagaggcccacaggcATTGATGGTCACCTGAATACCATAGCTTTTAGACTGACATATTAGAGAGACTCATATTAGtattttaagcttcattttgaAGTGTAAACCTGTAGACTTCTTTGAATGTTACCCAGCTTTTATTATTTTGGTGTTTCAAAAACATTCATTTATGAAAATGTAAAGGTTTAATAATAAGGGACATGCAAGCCTTTAATGGTCAACcttttataatattcatatttcatttacaatGCACATAAAACGCacacagcttttttttttttacaagtttacaatGCAAAGGATATTAAAGTAAATTACCTAAAATAGAACACCTATTGAATTTAATATTGCCAAGTGACAATTTTCTATGTAGTTTTCAAAATACAAAGGGGTCACAAATTTCAcacacaattttggtaaaggaTTTTGTGGACATCAGaacaatgcatttagttttttctcaaaaatatatgcattggAAGTATAGAAAATTTTCTCTaagatttaacacatttttactacatgtatatagccatattggccccaGCCTAAGGTCTGAACCACTTACCCAAAGGAcatatgaatttcacaaataagGTAGAGGActttgtggatatcataaccatgcatttcatttttcaaaaacatgtatggaagtaaagaagattttttctaagatttaatacattttaactatatgtcTATATATTGGTCCCATCATAGGGCCTGAACCCCTGTCCaaggggtcataaatttcataatttaggtagagggcttcatcgacatcataaccatacatttagtttttttcCCACATGTGTAAAAGCAGAGAACCCGCTTTTGGAAAATTTGcccttttttgcatatttggccccgcccatGAGGCCCCAAGGGTGGTAAATctatgaatttcataatttagattcctcttccAAAGaaatgcttcacaccaaaaatggtaacatttGGCCTAGTAGTTTTCAAGACGAagttaataatgtaaaattgtttccttTGTAAATCGAAATAACCCCATGTGGATCAATAAAAGCGGTTATGAAGcttgtttgtaattttttattcaagttATTTTAGTATTCGCCAATTTTTAATGGAAATGGAATTTCAAGTAAAGATAGTTGAAATAGTGACACTAATTAGAGCCCTTATTTTAGTTAAGCACTTgtgaatttcatgaatttctgtTTTGACCATTATATAAATTAACCTTTTGACTTACAGATAAATTAACCTTTTCACTTACAGATAGTTAAGGGGACTAGGGTGTGGCtgccattttagacaatattgatctcctttaaaagaagagctccataTAAAGATAATGAGCAgtgatgaaattttatattaaaataaatgaaaattttctttatcaaatagtagttgatagcttcagaaatcgcattaaaaattttcaaataaatctaatggttttatattatattatattttgacccccagcctccttaaaggTCACTACCCACTGTCACTCTTTACTTGAATTatgatttaatatgataaagtggattagaaaatatgacataaacaaGGAGTATGCACAGGtatctgctttgaccttgacatttgacTGAAACATTTACCTACAGGCACTATTTGGATAAATTATGTGCCAAATGGTGTCAAAAGTAGATTAATATATGCTTAAGATAAGACATTAACACTGATCGGCTCTGTCTGAGACGCTTGGTTTAAGTAATAATTACACCTTCTACCTAATCCATTCTTGGAAGAAGGGTGATATGCCCAAGACAAGGATTTTTATTCAGAGATGTGTTTTGGCCTGATCTATGACCTAAATCTTAGTCACTGGACACAGGAATTCTTTGGGTCATGAGCCAAATACAGAAAAAACCATATACCCCAAATACGGATTTTTCCAGAATATGTTTTTGACATAACttctatataatgatatatGAAAATGATTGGTACACACCCATTACACAGATGCACTCGCTGGGTGAAGTATgggccagattgggccaagtgAAAAGGAAATATGTTCCACATAAGCAATATTGGACGTACTGGTCACCGCAGAGTTGTCACGGTTAATTTAAAGggaaatatacatgcaagaCTCGTATTTACACGCAAGTTATAGCTTTTCACAAACTCGTTGTTTCATGCAGATTCTTTCAACAAATAACCCCTAGAAATGATCAAGGGAGACTGGCATTCAAGTCATACTGCTATCAGGTAGTGAATTAACGACTCTGGACACTTACCCTAACTTCCACTTTTCTGTAGTCCTTTAGATCTGATTTGTTTCCTATAACAGCCACAGTAACTTCCGGTTCCGCTGTAAGGAGATCAGATTGCCAAGCTTGAAGGTTCAAAAACGATTCCTGCAAAATGTTACGGTATCCTAGAATATCACAACGATCAgtttatttgtttcatttatatGATCGAATCCTTACAAAAAACATTGATGTATTGATTGATATACGTTGCCCTAAAACACCCCAACTTTTGGCATGAGTTATTTTGCCTACCATTGATGTAATATCATACACTAAAAGTGCAATTTTTGCGTCTCTAAGAAACATAGGAACGAGGGATCTGAAGTTTTCCTGGCCAGCCGTGTCCCATATTTGAAAATACACCTTTCTGTCCTCGATTTCCAGGTGTTTCACAAAATAACCAGCTGCAAAACAATATTAAACTGCGTGAATTAAAGAGCAAAAATTTGGAAGGGGGTGAAACAGATTAAGAACATCGGAATGTTTTAGTTGATATAAAATGTAAGCTGCAGTGCGTGTGCATATAGCATCAAAGCGTCATAACAGGACGGCCTGAAGATAATTGTATTCTGGAAGGTACTTGAAACAGTTCAATGTGAACATGCATGATATAGTTTTTGTGCAAGAATGGCTAGTTACATGTATGACTTAACCTTGATCACAAACGTTTGAATAATAAGATGATCGAGGACATTTTAGCATTTTGCTGACACTAACCGCCAACTGAGCTGGCCGTGTTTTCGGAGAAAGAGTCTTGAGCAAATCTCTGTGCTATGGAAGTCTTGCCCACGCCGCTGTCTCCAATGATGACGACTTTTACACAGAACTTGTCATCTTGTAGCCCAGGGCGGCTCATTGCCTCATCTCATTGAAGACGAAGATTGCTGGAAAAAACGACATTAATATAGAAAACTATTACACCACTCGTTTCAAATATCCTAAACATAATGGaagctggatggtcaacaaactaaccaCCAGGGCTGCCTTaatcttttaaatatgatatttttggccataaactattatttagtaaaggaTAAATCTGAATATCTTAACTtagaatttgaacattttcctatattttaatACAGAACTCTTTGTCTAAAAGAGGTCGATATAacctaaaaatggccacgaccaccATGCCGCCTTATAGAGGGCTATCTTGGCCTATAAGAGATATTGGCTCTTTGGGGGACAAAAAAATCGCCTAAATTTAAATTACCAAAACTTCAATagtgaaaatatcaaaactacATTGGTTCAAATGCTACTCGTACCAAATTGAATcttttaagacatttatttttaaaaaagttttgaataaaatagaTCCAAGTCACACCATTTGTTATAGAAAGGCTTTGAAAGAATTCCAATTGTTGATCTGAGCTATTGATGGGGAAATGCCAGATCATTTAGTATATGATTCTTGGGGTTCGACAAAGAGAAGTCTTGTAATCTAATACAAGACGATTTGACCCAAACCCATTTTCAATCTAAATATATTATTGTGTTGGTTAATTTGGATGATGGTTTTGTGTTCTTACAATCAACAGTACATGGAGTAGCATCTGTCTTATTCAAAGTTCCATCAAAcattcaatacatgtaaattcatatatatgtatgtgtttTATTAAACAAGTCGCGCTGTTTTCATGTTTGTCTGGCTTATAAATAATAGAAGCAAACAATGGGCACAAACTTAAAATCCATGCATGAAATCTcagattttttaatgttcatttaATAATTGCTGCGCAATAATAAACAATTctgtttgttgtgttttttcACCTATTATTTTCGAATTATTTGTTCTCAGGTTATTTGGAGATATTATTAACTTCAGAGAAATCATAGACCAgggaaagaaatattttaaagggCTTTGTTCTTGCGATATTTTGATCGATGAACAATGAGAATTTTAATCtataatatgtaatatatacagCCATTATGCAAGCAGCATTTGCATTGTATGCATTAATAATATTCACatattataaatgtaaattgttattaattggtttgaacatattttattgtatatataatatacaaagggttcgaacgcaagttcttgcaacttacTAGTAATTAAttagtaattaattaattattaactATTAATGTGAAGAAAAGttcacattattttttttttgccaaaacgAATTCCAGTCAATGTAACTGATGTCTAACTGGAATTTGGGAAATGTTACAGACTTTGTACCACCAGAGATCTTTTACACTCAATTGatgaattgtttttttcttaactttaaaAGAAGACAAAGCCCTTCACTACAATTATCTCACTATAAGTTTAAATAAGTGCACTGAGATGGTTTCCCGTCTTTGCTGATATGCATTTGTGCATGCGAATTAGTTTCCAACCACTTAACACGTCGCACTGTTACGCGTATGAGtcattttgagtttttattgcaggctaattttatttattgatcatTGCTCAATGGAGAGAAACAATTCAGCGGGAATCATCCATGCATTAAAATCAGTGCATGTCGGAAGCACACGGTTTCAACAAAATTAAGGGGGAGGGTGGACTTTGTTGAAGGAGGAGGAACTTCAATCCACTCTAAATACGAACCGTGGTCTTGAGAGTCGTGTAGATTTCGTTGACAAAAGATAACAACACAAGTGTAGGAATATAAATGCAACAAAATCGTCACTTcgtttgaaagttttttttttcatttaaacagcAATGAACATGCCTAATACGTAAACTATACGACATGGTTGGTTGACGTCAAAATGGCATGATTCATGGTTTCAATTTTGATTGAACTTACAGTTCTTCTTATCATGATTATTGATAGTGAAATAGTGTAGAAATCAAAGATCCTACTTTCATTTCTCACTTCAGTTTTAAGcacataaatatatacatgtgtaatagataccattttcattttgataaacataacaTTTAGTCGAAGTGCAGACATAAAACGTGAAATTTCACTTCATCTTCATGTATCAAAATGTacagtaaaatgtaaacaatatctTATCAAAACGATTTGGTTTTTAAAACACCTACCTGTAACAGAAATAAACCAGAATACAGCCAGGTCACATATTAAAACCCGAGAATTTACGATCAtctaaaagaatttaaatatcCATTCATGACTAGTTTTGGTCTTGATACAAGAAAAACCCAGACTGGGGAATCTTTCAAAATACACGGCGACCGAAGAAATAAAGTCCCTGTGTTTTTACTTCCTCCATCAGTCGGCGGCAGTTCTGAGTGTGCAAAGAGAGAAAGTGTTGTCTCTGCAGGCAGGTCTCAATAGGCTCACAATGTTATTTACCAAAGGTGGTCACCTTCACCAAAATCAAAAACACTAGTAGGGCTGCACGGCTAGTATGCATGTTTGTCAACATTACAATTCTggcacaaataaaataaatagttttaattttctgaTTATTTTAGTATCATTTCCATGCATGCATATTCTCAGAGAACCTCTAGAATATTTGTTTAGCAAACAGGAAAGGATTAATATCACAACTAAAGAACCCACAACGTGAGGAAATGCAGCTCAAAACTTGTTGATACTGTATGGACGGATGCCAAATCTGAAGCAGTCTAATTTTCAATAGTTTCATGATAATTCTGTTCGATGTGATATCTCTGgttataatattttgtattcCTACTCACTTACTTTAAAGTCAGAATTTACTTGCAGTCTTACCTTCTCTACTCATAACAAATCATACACTCTCGGAGATAGGCCAGCTCAATAAAAATCTGAATGGAGGTTTATTGGAATCCGACGGGCACCTGTTGAGGAGGTTTATCAACGATATACTATGGAGTGGACACGACACAGCAATGTAGATCAACAGGTCTAATTGGACGTTGAACACCCAACAACTTCATATCTGAAAATGTCCTATCATAAACCTTTCTTATTTGGATGGAAACATAACCAAAGAACAGGGAGTTGCATGTACACGTACAAGTTTTGCCTACGTGTATTTCAACAGACACATCAGGGCAAAGTTTACAAAACCGTAATACAAGCAatgtttttgttggtttttgcaTTATTGTGGTCTTAAGGTGTATGCTGTCACCTTCATGCTGACCAGGGCTTGCTGTGAACTAGTTTGAATATACATACACTCAGAAgatatattacattaaaaatttaaaatgtttcaatttaaacTTTACTATAACAGTTTTAGGCATATAATTACGCAATGTTGTTTCAAGAGATTTATAGCAATTCTTGGGAGAAACATATGTctgatttataattttacaattagATATATAGAGTCTGCCAGGTGACAATGGCTAattcactttgtaaacattaaattcttggaatatatgacaaaataaatgttgtatttgAAAAGTTAAGTCCGGAATAAAGTTAGTCATAGAAAAGTCAATTATGCACTGTTATAGATGTCATATATTTCTGATTTTCAGTAAATATCTTATAGATCAATTAAATGTATTGCATCAGGCACGTATCATCGCGAAGTGGAGGAGATATCAAAAAAGAGAATAGAAAATTATTAAGCTGATACTggcattgcaaattatgctacatgtactatgataaaaattgggaaagtaaatttcaaaatcatgtaAAGATGTCAAAATTTTAAGGCACACAGTCCTAAaaagtccgaaatatctgacgtttttcgggcctttttaaacgattttgatattttagtaaGGAAAACAACTTATCCtggcaagtaaaatatcaaaatcgttatgAAATCtaggaaaacgtcagatattttgGACTAAGTCTTGAATTGCCAACTTTCCTGTGGGCGTGTCTCTGCGACATTTTCTGATTGTATTAATAGTGATTGAGTATTGATTACTCAACATTGATTATGGACGCAACAGTTCTAATATAGACGAAGTGGTTGAAGTATAGGTGGGCACACTTTAAGAACAGTCGACATTGTAACCTTTtcacatatttattttgaaatgggTTATGCATAATGTAGTATCTCTGCGATGAACATACagcaaaatcatttttgtttataaaatataaaaaaacattattccAGTCCAGATGACCGGCTTGCTCCTCTGACACGCTAAAAAATTTACAGGGACTAGTTTAGCTTAAATTAAGACAAAAAAGAGTTCAGTGATCATTTTCTtgcaaaacataaaaacaaaaaatgaccatttttcttttcaagaaaaattGTTACAATAATCATACAATACTGCATGCGCTACTTGACAACCACTGTGAACAAAAACTAGCAGATAAAGACGTGaatctgtacatgtacaacatgaTGTTAGTGTATGAATTTCATGACGATCAATGGCTGCAACGATGCACCGACTCAATGTGACGTCATTGTATTTTCTGTTCACTTTGCGTCAACATTGTCAAAACAACACGACAATCTAACTCGCATAACACAAAACAAATGTTCAAAACATagtacaagtacatgttttaAATAACACAGATAAATCACAGACACGTTTACTATGTGCAGCAGGAATTTTGAGGGGGTTGATTCGCGTTCGGTGGAATGTATACATTGGTAACTTTTTTGTACTTTTCTGGCACCTTTATGCTTGCATCCAGACATCCTCCAAGTTCAGGGTTAGCCATTCGTAAGCCTGCAAAAGATAAACACTATACTTATAGAAGCAACAACAAATTAAACAGAGCAGATCGCGACTTATAAAATAAGAACACCAAACTGTATTTAAGTTTTATGCAGTACTCATGTACATTTGTTAAACCATGGATAAAAcacatacacatgtacttaAGAGTCATACGACTACTGGGTATCAGTACAAAGGTAACTACGTGTTatcattgtatacatgtatatatattagacTGTACTCCCCGGCTTCGGTGACTACATTTAACACGTACGTACCCAAGTCGTAGAACAGCTCCTCTACGTTTGTCCCTAGTTTGGCCGAGGTCTCTGTATACAGCATCCTGTGTTTGACCGCGTACGCCCGGCCGGTCTAAAAGATAGCAAATCgctaattatacatgtataggggAAATAATATCGTTCCAATTAACAGTACATTTGATGCGGGGTTTTTTCCATTAAAGTTGCTCATTACATCAAaagttatacttttttttagacACAACTCCAAAAGATGGCGATTCAAATTGATTGCATCAATCAGTTTGGGTGGATATG
The nucleotide sequence above comes from Magallana gigas chromosome 2, xbMagGiga1.1, whole genome shotgun sequence. Encoded proteins:
- the LOC105348232 gene encoding uncharacterized protein; this encodes MSRPGLQDDKFCVKVVIIGDSGVGKTSIAQRFAQDSFSENTASSVGAGYFVKHLEIEDRKVYFQIWDTAGQENFRSLVPMFLRDAKIALLVYDITSMESFLNLQAWQSDLLTAEPEVTVAVIGNKSDLKDYRKVEVRKGQGYANKHKMLFTETSAKRGTNVEEIFFELGSQLLQRNVQEKSEQNIKVGPGESMSKKVRDCCL